The following nucleotide sequence is from Melioribacteraceae bacterium.
CTTGAAGAAAAGCTCTCAAAAATTGATAAATCAAGATTAGCAATTGAAAGTGCAAAATTAAACATAGCTGAAGAGCAGCTATTAGCCGACGAAAATATTAATGGTGGAGTCAGCGAATGGCCAGAATACTAAGAGGCGATATTGTTTGGGCAAACTTAGATCCAACTCTGGGTAATGAACAAGCCGGTAAACGTCCCGTTTTAATTTTAAGCCACAATGTTTTTAATGAAAATTCTGGAACGGCCATTGCCGTCGCCTTAACTAGTAAAGAACAAAAAGCCGGGTTTCCATTAACCCTTGAAATTACCTCAAAAAAACTTCCTAAAAAGTCATGGATAAAAATCAGCCAAATCAGAACACTTTCTGTCTCGCGGCTCGGGAAGAAAATAACTCACATAAAGGAAGAAGAATTAATACAGGTAATTGATGGATTGAATGAGATTATTGGGAAATAAGGTATAATTATTTGTTCGCATTCTTCATTATGGTAATTACTTTAAAAAGTTTACTTGGAGAGCTTGGTCAACAACTCTTATTAGTACAATGAATATTCTTCTGACTTCTTACTGCTGAATTCTGACTTCTGCTTTTAAATCCTTGCTAATCTATAAAAGTACCTCTATTTTTGGACATTCAGATACTGTTTTAATTGTGTTAAAAAACATTCATTTTAAGGATATTTTATGAGTATCAGTCAAATCGCAAGATCAATTAAAGCCTCCCCCACCCTAGCTTTGAATGAAAAAGCGGCAATATTAAGACAAAAAGGTGATCCGGTTATTCATCTCGGGGGTGGAGAGCCAAAAAGTAAAGCACCGCTCGATGCAATAGTTGCAGCATCGGCGCATTTAAACACCGGTGAAATTCGATATGCTCCTGCTGATGGAATTCCCGATCTTAAAAAAGCAATCATTCGTTACACAGAAGAAAATTATGGTAAAAAAGTTGCACCGGAAAATGTAATGGCCTCCGGTGGGGCAAAGCAAGCATTAATGGTTGCTCTTCAAGCAATTGTTAATCCCCAAGAAGAAGTTATTTTCCCTTCACCTTACTGGGTTAGTTATCCTGATATGGTAAAACTTTGCGGAGGTATTCCTGTTCCTGTTCTACCTGAAGATGGAACGTTTTATCCACGCATTGAAGACATTGAACAAAGAATCGGTTCATACACAAAAGCTATAATTATTAATAGTCCTAACAACCCGACAGGTGCAATGTATTCGGAAGATTTTATAGCTGCAGTTGTTGAGCTTTGTGAGAAAAGAGATATCTATTTAATAATGGATGATATCTACCACAAATTAATTTTTGACGGAAGAAAACAGATCAACCCATTTA
It contains:
- a CDS encoding ribbon-helix-helix domain-containing protein, encoding MATTTKIAISVDKKILQRIDLLVDKNLFPSRSKAIQIALEEKLSKIDKSRLAIESAKLNIAEEQLLADENINGGVSEWPEY
- a CDS encoding type II toxin-antitoxin system PemK/MazF family toxin, whose protein sequence is MARILRGDIVWANLDPTLGNEQAGKRPVLILSHNVFNENSGTAIAVALTSKEQKAGFPLTLEITSKKLPKKSWIKISQIRTLSVSRLGKKITHIKEEELIQVIDGLNEIIGK
- a CDS encoding pyridoxal phosphate-dependent aminotransferase is translated as MSISQIARSIKASPTLALNEKAAILRQKGDPVIHLGGGEPKSKAPLDAIVAASAHLNTGEIRYAPADGIPDLKKAIIRYTEENYGKKVAPENVMASGGAKQALMVALQAIVNPQEEVIFPSPYWVSYPDMVKLCGGIPVPVLPEDGTFYPRIEDIEQRIGSYTKAIIINSPNNPTGAMYSEDFIAAVVELCEKRDIYLIMDDIYHKLIFDGRKQINPFKFAKKPLEESNMILINGVSKAYAMTGFRIGWAVANRKLIEVMTNIQGHQTSGPSVLLQKAAVGALNGIQSSIENLRVTLENNRNIMMARLKSFNGVHVTVPDGTFYCLADFSNYEENSNKLSSFLIDKVLVLTVPGAEFGLDGHLRLSYCGSIKEITEGIERMKWALDPNSPNELYIGDRKLVRDWS